Within Buteo buteo chromosome 10, bButBut1.hap1.1, whole genome shotgun sequence, the genomic segment TGGGATTCCAGTAcgccgggggggggtcccagtgcatggggggggggggctcaatAAATGGGGTCCCAGTAGGTGGGGTGGGTCCCAGTGCATGGGGGGGTGTCAATAAACGGGGTCCCAGTacgtggggggggtcccagtgcATGGTGGGGGGCTCAATAAATGGGCTGCCAGTAtatggggggggtggtgtcccAGTGCACGGGGGGCTCAATGAATGGGGTCCCAGTACAtaaagggggggcaggggggagcccaATAAATGGGGTCCCAGGACATGGGATCCCAGTACatgtggggggggtcccagtgcACGGTGGGGGAGGCTCAATAAATGGAATCCCAGTATATGTGGGGGGGGAGCCCAATAAATGGGGTCCCAGTGCATAGGTGGGGCTCAATAAATGGGGTCCCAGTACTTGGGGGGTGTCCCAGTGCATGGGGGGGGGACAAATAAATGGGGTCCCAGCACATGGGGGTCCCAGTGCAtggtgggggggtcccagcacccGGCGTTTCAGGGTCCCCCCACTCACCTTTGGCAGCCCGTCCATGTCTCCGGAGCCTGCAAGGACGACAGCAGCGTGTTagtgacccccccccaaaccgtgtgtgtgtcccccccccagctcccaccccctgccacccccctccccgtccccactgcccccccccagcccctgcacgGAGCCCGCCTGCCCACAGATGGAGCTCACGGACCGCAGGATGCGGCCACAGTCCCGGTccgggggtgctgggggggacacacacacacacacatgacacccctggctggggggggggggtggttttggggtgggggtacCCACCTAAGGATCCGTTCATGTGATGCGGCTCCATCGCGCTCATGCCACCCATGGGTCCCTCCGGTCCGGGTCCCATCGGGAACTGGAAgggaagatgggggggggggctgtgagcaatgtggggacccccccatccccatccctgtgtgtgtcccccccccctgtccccccatcCCCGTCACTCACGTTTGGCCTGTTCCCCGCGGGCCCGATGGGGTTCATCATGGTGTACATGTTCTCACTGGAGTTGGTGGagtctgggggggggcagaacagtggggggggggggcagaacaCCATGGAGGGGGTGAGCCTGGCACCCCCAAATTCCTCCTCCACCCCTAAATCTCGTCCCGTAGACACTCACCTCCGGGGCTGGGCAGGatgggggtgccgggggggccACCACCCCCGGGagggccctggggggggggagaggaaggaggtgaGTTGGAGGGTAAGGGGGGGGGCACAGCAGATTTGCCTGCAGCATGGTCCCCCCCCCCGAGTGCACCCCGATACTCACCACATAGTTCCCAGGGGATGAGGAGGAGTAGGcgatctggggggggggggggaaagagggggGGGTCAGCATGGGGGGCCACGGAGCCAGCACCCCGATGGCTCCAGTGGTCTCCCCCCCagatattcccccccccccccaacttacGGAGTTGGCATTGGGGTTCGGCCAGGGCCCACGGCCACCGGGACCCCTGGAAGGCAACAGGGAGAGGTGAGGGGGGGGTCCTGCCAGTCACtgggcccccccacccctgtgTGGCCACCCagctccccctgcccagctccgggatgggggggggggcggtgcgGGGGGGTCCTGGTGCCTTACATGTTCATGGCGGGCATGCCAGGGCCAGCCAGcgagctgggggggggccgcATCCCACTGCCGTAGGTctgcagggagagcaggggggggtcagcaggggctgggacatccctgtccccatccctgtccccatccccacccatATCTCCTTGTTCCCAACCCCATCCCTAGCCCTGTagccctgtccccatccctgtccccaaacccatccccatccctatagccctgtccccatccctatATCCCCGTCCCCagtcccatccctgtccccaaacCCATCCCTATATCCCCATCCCCAGTCCCATCCCCAACCCCATCaccttccccatccctgtgtccAGCCCCATCCCTATCCgagtccctgtccccatccttgtccccatccctgtctccctgtccccatccctatccaagtccctgtccccatccttgtccccatccccgtctccctgtccccatccccatctccatccttgtccccatccctgtctccctgtccccatcctcgtctccctgtccccatccttgtccccatccctgtctccctgtccccatccccatctccctgtccccatccccgtctccctgtccccatccccgtctccctgtccccatccttgtccccatccccgtctccctgtccccatccctgtctccctgtccccatccttgtccccatccctgtctccctgtccccatccccgtctccctgtccccatccttgtccccatccctgtctccctgtccccatccccgtctccctgtccccatccttgtccccgtccctgtctccctgtccccatccccgtctccctgtccccatccttgtccccatccctgtctccctgtccccatccccgtctccctgtccccatccttgtccccatccctgtctccctgtccccatcctcatccaTATCTCCCTGTTCCCACTCCCATCCCTgtatccctgtccccctgtccccaaCCCCATCTCTACCCCTGCATCCCTGTCCCCAACCCCatccgtgtccccatccctgtccccaaccccatcccggtccctgtgtcccccccccgtgcccccctcACCTGGGGGGCCATGCCGGCCATGCCTCGCGGGGGGTTCATGCGCTGCATCGGCCCCCCCATGCCGGGATGCCCTGCGCAAAGCGGGAGGGGGGGAAAGCGTGAGAcccccacagcatcccccccACACCGACCTggtggcggggctggggggggagacaCACAcacggggacagggacccccccccccccaaaaaaactcACCCTGCGACCGCGCGGCCGGATCCATGGCGTTGGGCAGCAGCGGCTGGGAGCCAGGGACACCCACGGGAGGCTGTTGGGaaagggggggacacacacaggaCAGTGGGTCAGGGTGctgtgggaccccccccacccacccagagGGGTCTGCAgcgttggggggggggtgtccctgtccccgaCCACCTCACCTGGTTCGGCATCCggagcgggggccgggggccgccg encodes:
- the SSBP4 gene encoding single-stranded DNA-binding protein 4 isoform X2, coding for MYAKGKGSGVPSDGQAREKLALYVYEYLLHVGAQKSAQTFLSEIRWEKNITLGEPPGFLHSWWCVFWDLYCAAPDRRETCEHSSEAKAFHDYSAAAAPSPVMGNLPPGDGMPGGPMPPAFFQPFMSPRYPGGPRPPLRMPNQPPVGVPGSQPLLPNAMDPAARSQGHPGMGGPMQRMNPPRGMAGMAPQTYGSGMRPPPSSLAGPGMPAMNMGPGGRGPWPNPNANSIAYSSSSPGNYVGPPGGGGPPGTPILPSPGDSTNSSENMYTMMNPIGPAGNRPNFPMGPGPEGPMGGMSAMEPHHMNGSLGSGDMDGLPKSSPSNLGALSNPPGTPRDDAELSSNFLNPFQSDSYSPSMTMSV